The Oceanithermus desulfurans genome has a window encoding:
- a CDS encoding protoglobin domain-containing protein — protein MATPPKTEQPVWTQVLDLPPPPEAQMREQLAFVGLNETAKRQMYLDGEPLLAHAADWVAAAYDHLSRFAPTAKALGWEGRIPEDELYLRRTFFSGWIGRTIGVDTSGEFARYLFHAGRVHAGYGPDRRFVPPEWVSLSLTLILRMFSTVVPAERLGLWTSYLGVQQEVMRAGFEAALELEKGRTAVKVDALGLALPALPEPLEVRIPQGGTVLDAACKVLTFRPELRDIALEPVQDTEEHAGWMEEVTRWRFKPRWALLKNGRDVAYLEGLATRLKTGDHLTFLPPGR, from the coding sequence CGAGGCCCAGATGCGCGAGCAGCTGGCCTTCGTGGGCCTGAACGAAACGGCCAAACGCCAGATGTACCTCGACGGCGAGCCGCTTTTGGCTCACGCCGCCGACTGGGTGGCCGCGGCCTACGACCACCTTTCGCGCTTCGCCCCCACCGCCAAGGCGCTGGGCTGGGAGGGGCGCATCCCCGAAGACGAGCTCTACCTGCGGCGCACCTTCTTCTCGGGCTGGATCGGCCGCACCATCGGCGTAGACACCTCAGGCGAGTTCGCCCGCTACCTCTTCCACGCCGGCCGCGTCCACGCCGGCTACGGCCCCGACCGTCGCTTCGTGCCGCCCGAGTGGGTGAGCCTCTCGCTGACGCTGATCCTGCGCATGTTCAGCACCGTCGTCCCCGCCGAACGGCTGGGCTTGTGGACGAGCTACCTGGGCGTGCAGCAGGAGGTGATGCGCGCCGGCTTCGAGGCCGCGCTCGAGCTCGAGAAGGGCCGCACCGCGGTCAAGGTGGACGCGCTGGGGCTGGCGCTGCCGGCGTTGCCCGAGCCCCTGGAGGTGCGCATCCCCCAGGGGGGCACGGTGCTGGACGCCGCCTGTAAGGTGCTCACCTTCCGTCCGGAGCTGCGCGACATCGCGCTCGAGCCCGTGCAGGACACCGAGGAACACGCCGGCTGGATGGAAGAGGTGACGCGCTGGCGCTTCAAGCCGCGCTGGGCGCTGCTCAAGAACGGCCGCGACGTGGCCTACCTGGAGGGCCTGGCCACCCGGCTGAAGACCGGCGACCACCTCACCTTCCTGCCTCCCGGGCGCTGA
- a CDS encoding YwiC-like family protein, giving the protein MATRPAPTVTLKSLAVPNEHGGWGFTLEPVILGLLVAPSAAGWGLGLMALASFFARHPTKLAAGDLRRGHVYPRTRLALFFALLYGGLALAGLLVAWLTGERAFVAPLLVALPLVVVQVVYDALGKGRTLIGELSGSLAMGGVATAIILAAGGDARLAWGAWLVLAMRGLVAIRYARAQVRRAYGKPVSKISTFATAVLGVFVLFLGAVWGVSPWLGMWAVLALAVYAVYMLERPPVTARHVGWSQMFFGWLVALLTALGIRAGW; this is encoded by the coding sequence ATGGCGACCCGACCCGCTCCCACCGTAACCTTGAAGAGCCTGGCCGTGCCCAACGAGCACGGGGGCTGGGGCTTCACCCTCGAGCCCGTGATCCTGGGCCTGCTCGTCGCCCCCAGCGCCGCGGGCTGGGGTCTGGGCCTGATGGCGCTGGCCAGCTTCTTTGCCCGCCACCCCACCAAACTGGCCGCGGGCGACCTGCGCCGCGGCCACGTCTACCCGCGCACCCGGCTGGCCCTCTTTTTCGCCCTCCTCTACGGGGGGCTGGCGCTCGCGGGCCTGCTCGTCGCCTGGCTGACGGGCGAGCGCGCCTTCGTAGCGCCGCTCCTCGTCGCGCTGCCGCTGGTGGTGGTGCAGGTCGTCTACGACGCCCTGGGTAAGGGGCGCACCCTGATCGGCGAGCTCTCCGGCTCCCTCGCCATGGGCGGCGTGGCCACGGCCATCATCCTCGCCGCCGGCGGCGACGCGCGCCTGGCCTGGGGGGCCTGGCTGGTGCTGGCCATGCGCGGCTTGGTGGCCATTCGCTACGCCCGCGCGCAGGTGCGCCGCGCCTACGGCAAGCCGGTGAGCAAGATCTCCACCTTCGCCACCGCGGTGCTGGGCGTCTTCGTCCTCTTCCTCGGCGCCGTCTGGGGCGTGAGCCCCTGGCTGGGGATGTGGGCGGTGCTGGCGCTCGCGGTCTACGCGGTCTACATGCTCGAACGGCCTCCGGTCACCGCGCGCCACGTCGGCTGGAGCCAGATGTTCTTCGGCTGGCTGGTGGCCCTCCTGACCGCGTTGGGCATCCGCGCGGGCTGGTAA
- a CDS encoding YbjN domain-containing protein encodes MTHLLRPLVLSALLALPVLAQSGPIVTGTDAPQVAAWLAANGYTFSLDKDGEGMPLFHLELKSGYNALLFFYDDNPDRPGYESLQLYAGFSTDGEVALEAVNAWNYNYRFAKVYLDDERDPVIESDLDLSGGVDLEGALAVFLQNFEAAFETFAGEVVGE; translated from the coding sequence ATGACCCATCTCCTGCGACCCCTCGTACTGTCGGCCCTCCTCGCCCTGCCGGTCCTGGCCCAGTCCGGCCCGATCGTCACCGGCACCGACGCTCCCCAGGTGGCCGCCTGGCTGGCCGCCAACGGCTACACCTTCAGCCTCGACAAGGACGGCGAGGGCATGCCCCTCTTCCACCTCGAGCTGAAGAGCGGCTACAACGCCCTGCTCTTCTTCTACGACGACAACCCCGACCGCCCCGGCTACGAGAGCCTGCAGCTCTACGCGGGCTTCTCGACCGACGGTGAGGTCGCGCTCGAGGCCGTCAACGCCTGGAACTACAACTACCGCTTCGCCAAGGTCTACCTCGACGACGAGCGCGACCCCGTGATCGAGAGCGACCTCGACCTGTCCGGGGGCGTGGACCTCGAGGGGGCGCTGGCGGTCTTCTTGCAGAACTTCGAGGCGGCCTTCGAGACCTTCGCCGGCGAGGTCGTGGGCGAGTAG
- a CDS encoding phage holin family protein, whose product MRNFLARWILNTLALWVVAQLYGGVNFAPGSSLADYLIAGLVLGLANALVRPLLLLFTLPLNLLTLGLFTLVVNALVLLLVAQATALEVVGFAGAFWGALLLSIVSWVLDVVFGDGARVE is encoded by the coding sequence ATGCGCAACTTCCTGGCTCGCTGGATCCTCAACACCCTGGCGCTGTGGGTGGTGGCCCAGCTCTACGGCGGCGTGAACTTCGCCCCCGGCAGCAGCCTCGCCGACTACCTGATCGCCGGGTTGGTGCTGGGGCTCGCCAACGCCCTGGTACGGCCGCTGCTGCTGCTCTTCACCCTGCCGCTCAACCTGCTCACCCTGGGGCTGTTCACCCTGGTGGTGAACGCGCTGGTGCTGCTGCTCGTCGCCCAGGCGACGGCGCTCGAGGTGGTGGGCTTTGCCGGCGCCTTCTGGGGGGCGCTGCTGCTTTCCATCGTCTCCTGGGTCCTCGACGTCGTCTTCGGCGACGGGGCGCGGGTAGAATGA
- a CDS encoding TetR/AcrR family transcriptional regulator, which yields MRLHTGSTEERLLGAALELLAERGYKGATTRQIAERAGVAEVTLFRRFGSKARLMAEAVRSAGAAFEEVAGRPSGDLQGDLLAMAERYLAQLRRAGSLIFVMAGEAAREPELRQALEEAMAGRIATVAGFFAYYQQRGALRPAPAGTLVHAFFGPLISSALFQTALSRAPELDVEAHVHGFLRGWSP from the coding sequence ATGCGCTTACATACAGGCTCCACCGAGGAACGGCTGCTCGGGGCCGCGCTCGAGCTGCTGGCCGAACGCGGCTACAAGGGCGCGACCACGCGCCAGATCGCCGAGCGCGCGGGGGTGGCCGAGGTGACGCTCTTCCGCCGCTTCGGCTCCAAGGCGCGGTTGATGGCCGAGGCGGTGCGCAGCGCCGGTGCGGCCTTCGAGGAGGTGGCGGGCCGGCCCAGCGGCGACCTGCAGGGCGACCTGCTCGCGATGGCCGAGCGCTACCTCGCTCAGCTCAGGCGCGCGGGCTCGTTGATCTTCGTGATGGCCGGCGAGGCCGCGCGCGAGCCGGAACTGCGGCAAGCGCTCGAGGAGGCCATGGCCGGGAGGATCGCGACCGTGGCGGGCTTCTTCGCCTACTACCAGCAGCGCGGCGCGCTGCGGCCGGCCCCGGCCGGGACGCTGGTCCACGCGTTCTTCGGGCCGCTGATCTCCTCGGCGCTCTTCCAAACGGCGCTGAGCCGCGCGCCCGAACTCGACGTCGAGGCCCACGTGCACGGTTTTCTCAGGGGGTGGTCGCCGTGA
- a CDS encoding ABC transporter ATP-binding protein: MKGVREKVAARGLERRFGHLLAVAGVSFEVYEGEVFGLLGPNGAGKTTLVRMLSGVLTPTHGDATVDGASVVREPEQVKARIGYATQEASVYPFLTVRENLEFRAAMYLEGPAAREAVEDALARFGLGGVAGRRAGELSGGWRQRLSIAQAVVHRPRVAFLDEPTTGLDPLARRAVWDLVYAEAARGMSALVTTHYMDEAERCHRVGLIYRGRLVALGTPQALKEQVRARYRFYRIPAGEPGTWRGRPGVVDAWQRGGQTRIVLEPDAPAPPEATPEDPTMEDVFVLKIREEDAHALV; the protein is encoded by the coding sequence GTGAAAGGGGTTCGCGAGAAGGTAGCGGCCCGGGGGCTCGAGCGCCGCTTCGGTCACCTGCTCGCGGTGGCGGGGGTGAGCTTCGAGGTCTACGAGGGCGAGGTCTTCGGCCTCTTGGGTCCGAACGGGGCGGGAAAGACCACCCTGGTGCGGATGCTCAGCGGGGTGCTCACCCCCACCCACGGCGACGCCACCGTGGACGGGGCCAGCGTGGTGCGCGAACCCGAGCAGGTGAAGGCGCGCATCGGCTACGCCACCCAGGAGGCGAGCGTCTACCCCTTCCTCACGGTGCGCGAGAACCTGGAGTTCCGCGCCGCCATGTACCTGGAGGGCCCGGCCGCGCGCGAGGCCGTGGAGGACGCGCTGGCGCGCTTCGGTCTGGGCGGGGTGGCCGGCCGGCGCGCCGGCGAGCTCTCGGGCGGCTGGCGCCAGCGCCTCTCCATCGCCCAGGCGGTGGTGCACCGACCGCGGGTGGCCTTCCTGGACGAGCCCACCACCGGCCTCGATCCGCTGGCGCGGCGCGCCGTCTGGGACCTGGTCTACGCCGAGGCGGCGCGGGGAATGAGCGCGCTCGTGACCACCCACTACATGGACGAGGCCGAGCGCTGCCACCGCGTGGGGCTGATCTACCGGGGGCGGCTGGTGGCGCTGGGCACGCCCCAGGCGCTGAAGGAGCAGGTGCGCGCGCGCTACCGCTTCTACCGGATCCCGGCCGGCGAGCCCGGAACCTGGCGGGGGCGGCCCGGGGTGGTCGACGCCTGGCAGCGCGGCGGCCAGACCCGGATCGTGCTCGAGCCGGACGCGCCCGCACCGCCGGAAGCGACACCGGAAGACCCCACGATGGAAGACGTCTTCGTCCTGAAGATCCGCGAGGAGGACGCCCATGCGCTGGTCTAG